ATAGGTTATACCCTTGTATTCATACTCCGACAAATACGTTAGAAACATTTTGAATCAGTGATAATGGTTGCAGTATGTATTAACCATTTCAAGACCGCAGCAAATGAATCCCAATATAACTAACTAACACGTCGACGACTATCTTCATATGTTCATCATGCTATCAATTAATCTTGATATATGTTTGAGCGACTGAAGACATCTTTATGCAccttcaataatttcagtCAGTGAAAAGGACGATAAGAATTAAAACAGCTCAACACATACTCCCAGATCTACCACCGGTAGAAAACTTTCCAATGCGTCAATGGAGCATTGAAATAGTACTATTAGACAAAGAAGGCAATGAAATACCTGCTACTATCCTTGATAAGGTCACATACCATCTTCACCCAACGTTTGTGAACCCTAATAGAACTTTCACGGAGATACCATTTAGGATTGAGGAGCAAGGTTGGGGTGGGTTCCCATTGAATATAAGTTTATTTCTTCTAGAGAAAGGTGGTGAAAGGAAAGTTACTcatgatttgaatttcttaCAAGAATCATACGAAGTGGATCATGTTATTCAAGTGCCCGTTAATAAACCTGGATTAGCTGCTGAATTAGCTAAGAGTGGGCCTGCAGACGAAATTAATGCATTATTGACTAGTTCAGCATCGACGAAAAGGAAAGGAGCTGTTACTAATACGGATTCTAAGACGAAAAAGCCGAAATTAAGCTCTTCTCCCATGGTTAGAGGTGatgttgatattgaaaaattggcATTCGGTTTAACCAAATTGagtgaagatgatttagTTGGTGTAGTACAAATGGTTTCTGACAGTTGGACTCCAGAGGAAAGTGCCGCAAATAATGTGGAAGAGGGTGAATTTGTATTTGATTTATTCACATTAAAGGAGGAtgtattaaaaaatttgtgGGACTATGTTATGAAGAATACAGAAGGGAAGTAATCACAGATCATTTATGTTACCTCTTTTCATTACACGATTGCAGACAAGTTTGTATAAATATACCATCGTaggtaataaattttcattaataccTGACAAAACCAATTTACATGAAATCcgaatatataaaaatcttgaaagatgaat
The Naumovozyma dairenensis CBS 421 chromosome 5, complete genome DNA segment above includes these coding regions:
- the NDAI0E01480 gene encoding uncharacterized protein (similar to Saccharomyces cerevisiae TAF14 (YPL129W); ancestral locus Anc_8.633); this encodes MVASVKRTIRIKTAQHILPDLPPVENFPMRQWSIEIVLLDKEGNEIPATILDKVTYHLHPTFVNPNRTFTEIPFRIEEQGWGGFPLNISLFLLEKGGERKVTHDLNFLQESYEVDHVIQVPVNKPGLAAELAKSGPADEINALLTSSASTKRKGAVTNTDSKTKKPKLSSSPMVRGDVDIEKLAFGLTKLSEDDLVGVVQMVSDSWTPEESAANNVEEGEFVFDLFTLKEDVLKNLWDYVMKNTEGK